The Psychrobacter raelei genome contains the following window.
CTTGCTGCAATGCCGCGTCTTAGATCGTACTGGTCTAATTTTGGATATTTTCGCTCAGCGTGCCCGTACTTATGAAGGTAAATTGCAGGTGGAATTGGCTCAGCTTAACCACTTGGCGACCCGCCTAGTACGCGGCTGGACCCATTTGGAGCGTCAAAAAGGGGGGATTGGTCTACGCGGACCAGGTGAAACCCAGCTTGAAACCGATAGACGCTTGCTACAAATTCGAGTGTCTCAGTTAAAAGCACGCCTCGATAAAGTCAAACAGACCCGAGCACAAGGCCGAGCCAAGCGTCAAAAATCAGATGTATTGACCATCTCATTGGTGGGCTATACCAACGCCGGCAAGTCCTCTTTATTTAACCGCTTGGTCGATGAGGATATTTATGCTGCTGACCAGCTTTTTGCGACCTTAGATCCTACTTTAAGACGTATGGACTGGCAAGGCGTGGGCCGAGTGGTCTTGGTCGATACGGTAGGTTTCGTGCGTCATTTACCGCACGAGTTGGTAGAGTCATTCCATGCAACTTTGGAGGAGACGCTAGAGGCTGACTTGTTATTACATGTGATTGACTCTTCAAGCCCCGACATGCATGAGCAAATCAAAGCAGTAAAAGAGGTATTGAGCGAAATTGATAACCATGTGCCTGTGCTCAATGTCTACAACAAGATCGATATCACTGGTGAGCCGGCACAAATTAACTATAGTGGTCCTGGCGTGCCCAGTCGTGTGTATGTCTCCGCTAAGGCTGACCTTGGCATGAGTATGCTGCACACTGCCGTACAGCAGTTATTGACCGGTAAACTCAACACGTTTGAGATCACCCTACCCTTCAATGCCGGCAATCTAAAAAATGAGCTATACCGCTTGGATGTGGTCGAACAAGAAAGCTATGATGAGCAGGGCCATGAAGTACTTACCCTACGTCTGCCCTCTGATAAGTTGCAGCAATTGTTGGGTCAAGCCAATATTGATCCTCTCTCAGTGCTGCCTAAAGACCAAGCTGAGCTGCTGATACCTACTCTTGAGCCTTTTGAAAAACAGCTAAAAGCCGATCAAGAAGCCAAAGCCGCCCTACTGGATTTAGAGGCAGACTTTGAGGCGCCTGATTTTGAGCCAGCAGCAGATTGGCCTGAAGACGATGATATTCTGCGCTAAGCTTTTTATTTTATCTTGACCGAGTGATGATGACATCCAACATAGGAGCCTTTAGGCTCCTATTTTTTTGTCAAAAATTCAATTAATCTGGCTAACAATATTAAAGAATATTAAAGCATTGATACAAAATATTGGCGAAATATGATCACAAACCTCAAGCTTACCAAACTCTGCCAGAGCTTATAGATTCAGACTTAACATAGCTGTCTGTGATTAATTTAGACTAAAGGCGCGAGGATAGCGTGTCGTGCATCAGCAATAATGGTGTATTATAATTAAACATTGAGTAGCATTTATTAGCTATATCAGGATATTACGCCTTGCCAAAAATTTATAGTTGCGCCTGTATCTTGCTTATGTAAGCTTGCTCTACATTAGGCCATAGCCAAAATAAAGGATGAGCCATGCCCTCTGCTGTCAAAAAAACACTGCCCTTGCCTGTGGCAATCTTACTCACCTTAGCGGTTGTCATTAGTATTCGAGAAGGCTCAGTATGGGTCTGTCAAATGTTAGGCTATCCCAGTGCAGCGAATATTGTGGGGCTGATTACTTTATTTTCGCTGCTAATGCTGTGGCGTTTTACTCGGGGGCTACCTGAGTGGCTTACTCCGGCCAGCAATACATTGTTGGTGGATAGTGGGTTTGCTTTTTTGCCAGTATCGGCTGGCGCTGGTCTGTTAATGTTTGGGCTTGGTGATGAGCTTTTGGGTATTATAGTGACCATGGTAGTGAGCACCTTACTGCCCTTGTGGGGCTTGGCACGACTCGCCAACTATTGGTTAAGCCGCCAGCCTGAGGGCTCTAATGAGAGCGATACCAGCACCTCTTCTACTCAATCAAAATAAGGCCTCAAGCTATGACTTTACTCAATCAAATGCCTGAAGGCACCACGTTGTTGACTGTACTTGCCGCTTTTGTTCTTACTTTAGTGGCACATGTGATGGCACGTATCTTATCCAAGCGCATCTCAGGGCTGCCCATGGTCATCACAGCCTTGGTACTGGTACTGGTATTTTTATATCTATTTAGTTGGGATTACGATCACTATTATGCTGTGGCCAAGCCGGTTTTTGATCATTTATTGGGCTATGTGACCGTACTACTCGCCATTCCTTTAGCTACGATGAATTTTTCTGGCTTACCAGTAAAAAAACTTAGCATCATAGTGGTGATCGCAAGCTTGGTAGGTGCCCTACTGCCTATGTCTATGGCTTATGGCTTCTCACTGAGTCACGATACTATTTTAGCCTTCGCAACGCGTTCGGTGACCACCCCTATTGGGCTAAGTGTGGCCGAAATTATTAAAGCACCTTTGGCCTTAGCCAACTTAATCATCATCGTCTCTGGTTTGCTCGGTGGCGCTGTGGCTCGTGTGTTGTTTAAAAACGTACAAGACGATCGAGCCAAAGGCTTGGCACTGGGTTTGGCAGCTCATGCCTTTGGTACGGTAGAGGCGTGGCAAATTAGCCATACTGCTGGGCGCTATGCCGCCTTTGGACTGGCGGTAAATGGCTTAGTCACTGCGGTATGGGTGCCGATATTTTTAGCC
Protein-coding sequences here:
- a CDS encoding LrgB family protein, producing MTLLNQMPEGTTLLTVLAAFVLTLVAHVMARILSKRISGLPMVITALVLVLVFLYLFSWDYDHYYAVAKPVFDHLLGYVTVLLAIPLATMNFSGLPVKKLSIIVVIASLVGALLPMSMAYGFSLSHDTILAFATRSVTTPIGLSVAEIIKAPLALANLIIIVSGLLGGAVARVLFKNVQDDRAKGLALGLAAHAFGTVEAWQISHTAGRYAAFGLAVNGLVTAVWVPIFLAAIL
- the hflX gene encoding ribosome rescue GTPase HflX, with translation MDYFGRHEGGERAILVHLEVRQIADPDDLEEFKLLVDSAGAQQLAVITGSRQKPDAKYFIGSGKAQEIAEQVQALEADIVIFNHSLTPSQERNLETLLQCRVLDRTGLILDIFAQRARTYEGKLQVELAQLNHLATRLVRGWTHLERQKGGIGLRGPGETQLETDRRLLQIRVSQLKARLDKVKQTRAQGRAKRQKSDVLTISLVGYTNAGKSSLFNRLVDEDIYAADQLFATLDPTLRRMDWQGVGRVVLVDTVGFVRHLPHELVESFHATLEETLEADLLLHVIDSSSPDMHEQIKAVKEVLSEIDNHVPVLNVYNKIDITGEPAQINYSGPGVPSRVYVSAKADLGMSMLHTAVQQLLTGKLNTFEITLPFNAGNLKNELYRLDVVEQESYDEQGHEVLTLRLPSDKLQQLLGQANIDPLSVLPKDQAELLIPTLEPFEKQLKADQEAKAALLDLEADFEAPDFEPAADWPEDDDILR
- a CDS encoding CidA/LrgA family protein, which translates into the protein MPSAVKKTLPLPVAILLTLAVVISIREGSVWVCQMLGYPSAANIVGLITLFSLLMLWRFTRGLPEWLTPASNTLLVDSGFAFLPVSAGAGLLMFGLGDELLGIIVTMVVSTLLPLWGLARLANYWLSRQPEGSNESDTSTSSTQSK